The nucleotide sequence AGCACAATAGGGTACACTGCCTTCTCAAAACTCTACAGGCACCGCATCGAAATAGGTCGAGCCTTAGCATGATAGATTTGAGTCGGGTCGGCGATTGCACAGCACAGTGGGGCACGACTACTGGAAGCAGCTTTGGTCGCGATAGCGGTCGGAGAAGTCAAACGGTGATCGATGGCTATCGGCGCAGATCTAGGAGACGACAACAACAAACCTGGGTACAGAGCAACAACGACGATGTAGATCTGGAATATGCGCGGCTATTGGTGGATCTGGAAGGTACGTGTAGGAAAAGCGTAAAGAATAAGGGAGGAAggatgagagaaaaataaagaaaataaaatattaaataaatattttaaataattaatattattatataattaaagttattattatattatattatttatatatatatgtattaaataaattttaaaataattgggtgggggagagagattaggggaaaataaattttaaaataatttggttAGAGTAGAGAGAgattagggaaaaataaaa is from Diospyros lotus cultivar Yz01 chromosome 2, ASM1463336v1, whole genome shotgun sequence and encodes:
- the LOC127794629 gene encoding beta-galactosidase 15-like → MIDLSRVGDCTAQWGTTTGSSFGRDSGRRSQTVIDGYRRRSRRRQQQTWVQSNNDDVDLEYARLLVDLEGRPISAIRFANFGDSNGTCGALVTGSCQGRNDAISIVQHACVGKESCWIEASEVVFGSTNCDGVARSW